One Tolypothrix bouteillei VB521301 DNA window includes the following coding sequences:
- a CDS encoding MbtH family protein — translation MSWNDLEDKTIYKVVVNHEQQYSIWPSERENALGWTDVGKSGTKAECLDYIKEVWTDMRPLSLRQQMENSAQSN, via the coding sequence ATGAGTTGGAATGACCTTGAAGACAAAACTATCTACAAAGTTGTCGTCAATCACGAACAACAGTACTCAATTTGGCCGAGTGAGCGGGAAAATGCTCTTGGTTGGACAGATGTTGGTAAAAGCGGAACAAAGGCAGAATGCCTGGATTACATCAAGGAAGTATGGACTGATATGAGACCACTTAGCTTGCGTCAGCAAATGGAAAACTCAGCACAATCAAACTAA